A region of Pontiella agarivorans DNA encodes the following proteins:
- a CDS encoding DUF2237 family protein, whose product MAKNVLGGELIPCSLDPLTGFFRNGKCDTRAEDQGMHTICVRMTAEFLAYSKSVGNDLSTPIPEFGFQGCKEGDFWCLCLSRWIQAYDAGCAPKIRLESTHASVLEFLERDTLEQFAEKSV is encoded by the coding sequence CGGGGAGCTGATTCCCTGCAGTTTGGATCCGCTTACGGGGTTTTTCCGTAATGGAAAATGTGATACCCGGGCGGAGGATCAGGGTATGCATACCATTTGCGTGCGGATGACGGCCGAGTTTCTGGCCTATTCGAAATCGGTGGGGAATGATCTCTCGACGCCGATTCCCGAATTCGGGTTTCAGGGGTGCAAGGAGGGTGACTTCTGGTGCCTGTGTCTTTCCCGCTGGATTCAGGCGTATGATGCCGGGTGTGCCCCGAAAATCCGTTTGGAATCGACTCATGCTTCGGTGCTTGAGTTTCTTGAACGTGATACGCTTGAACAGTTTGCGGAAAAATCCGTTTAG